CGCGTACCCGAGCTTCCCGCCCTCATCGGAAGGCAGGCCCTCACGCCATGACCCGTCGCCCCATCCGGCTCGCCGTCGACATCGGCGGGACGTTCGTGGACGCCATGGAACTCGACACGCGCACCAACCGGGTCCGCTTCCGCAAGGCGGCGACGACCCCGGCCCGGCCCGCGGACGGCGTGCTCGCCGCGATCACCGCGCTCGGCACCGACCTGTCCGAGGTGGAGCTGTTCATCCACGGCACCACGCTCGGGCTCAACGCGGTGCTGGAACGCCGGGGCGGTCGCACCGGCATCATCACCAACGAGGGTTTCCGGGACATCTTCCTGATCGGTCGCGGCAACGTGCCGTCCGAGCACATGTACGACTTCCAGTACCAGCGGCCGGAGAGCCTGGTGCGGCGTCGCTTCACCGCCGGCGTGCGGGGCCGGCTCGACCACCGGGGCCAGGAGGTGGAGCCGCTGGACCCGGAGAGCGTCCGGGCCGCCGCCCGCACGCTCGTGGTGGACCAGCAGGTCACCTCGATCGCCATCTGCTTCCTGCACTCGTTCCTCGACCCGAGCCACGAGCGGGCGGCGGCGCGTCTCATCCACGAGGAGTTCCCCGAGGTCAGCCTGTCGCTGTCGACGGACATCGTGCGCGAGTACCGGGAGTACGAGCGGACCAGCACCACCGTGCTGGAGGCGTACATCCGGCCGATCTTCGAGCGGTACGTGGACGAGCTGGAGGCCGGGCTGGCCGGGCGCGGCTTCGCCGGACGCTTCCTGATCATGCGCTCCGGCGGTGGCTCGATGACGAGCGCGGTGGCCAAGACCGCACCCACCCACACCGTGCTCTCCGGCCCGGCCGGCGGCATCGTCGGCGCCGCCTACGTCGCCTCCGAGCTGGGCCGGGACAACGTGCTCACGTTCGACATCGGCGGCACCTCGCTCGACGCCTGCGTGATCGAGCGCGGCAGCCCGGTGGCCGCGTACGAGGCGCAGTTGGAGCACTTCCCGCTGCTCATCCCCACCTACGACATCCGGACCATCGGCGCGGGCGGCGGCTCGATCGCCTGGCTCGACCACGGGCTGCTCAAGGTCGGCCCGCAGAGCGCTGGCGCGGACCCCGGTCCGGTCTGCTACGGCCGTGGCGGCACGAAGCCGACAGTCACCGACGCGGCGGTGGTGCTCGGCTACGTCGACCCGGAGCGGTTCCTCGCCGGCACCATGGGGCTGCGGGACGCCGAGGCGCGCGCCGCCATCGCCGAGCAGCTCGCCGAGCCGCTCGGCCTGAGCGTGGAGAACGCGGCGGCAGGCGTGTTCGACGTGCTGCTGGCCCGCACCGTCGGCGCGGTCCGGCAGATCACCGTCGAGCGGGGCCACGACCCCCGGCGGTTCGCGTTGCTCGCGTTCGGCGGCGCCGGGCCGCTGCTGGCCCCGCTGCTGGCCCGGGAGATGGGCATCGGCGAGGTGATCGTGCCGTTCGCGCCGTCCGGCTTCTCCGCGTGGGGCATGCTCTCCGCCGACATCGTCAACGACTTCAGCCGTACCGTGATGGCCACCCTCGACGACGCGGACCTGGCGGAGCTGGAGCAGCTGTTCAAGGCGGTCGAGGCCGAGGCGGTGGCGTCGCTCGGGGCGCAGGGCGTGCCGGCCGGCGAGGCGGTGCTGGAGCGGCAGTTCGAGCTGCGCTACCTCGGCCAGGAACACAGCCTGATGGTCACCGTCGGGCGCGAGCTGGACCGCGACGCGGTCCGCGCCGCGTTCGACGAGACGCACCGCACCCGGTACGGCCACACCATGGGCAACCCGTTGCAGATCCTCAACCTGCGGGTACGCGGCATCGGCCGCACCGACCGGCCCGAGTTGCCGACCCGCCCGCGCGGGGACGGCGACCCGTCGCAGGCGCTGCTGACCCACCGGGACGCCTACGACTTCGGGCGGCACGCGGTGGTGCCGTTCGCGGTCTACGACCGGGCCGGCCTGGAGCCGGGCGACACCTTCGGCGGGCCGGCGCTGATCGACGAGGGCACCTCCACCACGGTGGTGCCCAGCGGCCAGCGGGTCACCGTCGACGACCACGGTTACCTGCTCGTCACCCTGGAGGAGGCCGCATGACCACCCTGGACGGAGCCCAGGTCGAGGTCGTCCGCAGCTATCTGCTGTCGGCGGCCGAGGAGATGCGGGCCACCCTCATCCGGACCTCGTTCAACCCGGTCATCTACGAGGTGCACGACTTCGGCCTGTCGATGTACGACGCCGACCTGCGGCTGGTCGCCGAGGCCACCGGGCTGACGTTCTTCCTCGGCGCGAACGACTTCTCGCTGCGCAAGGGCGTGGAGTACGTGGGCCGGGAGAACCTGCACCGGGGCGACGTGGTGCTGCTCAACTACCCGTACTGGAACGCGGCGCACGCGTACGACGCGACGCTGTTCGCCCCGGTGTTCCGGCCCGACCCGGCGCACCCGGACGCGGACGGCGACCTGGTCGGCTTCCTCTGCGTGCGCGCGCACTGGATGGACCTGGGCGCCAAGGATCCCGGCTACGTGCTCGACTCGACCGACATGCACCAGGAGGGGCTGATCTTCCCGGGCACCAAGGTCGTCTCCCGGGGTCGGCCGGTGCGGGAGATCCAGGAGCTGATCCGGTTCAACTCGCGGATGCCCGACGCGGTGCTCGGTGACCTGCACGCGCAGATCGCCGCGCTGCGTACCGGCGAGCGCCGGATGTTGGAGATCGTCGAGAAGTTCGGCCGGGACAGCGTCGACCAGGCGATCGACCGCATCATCGCCGACGGGGAGAGCCGGGCCCGCGCGGCGCTGGCGACCCTGCCGCAGGGCACCTGGACCGCCGAGGACTGGGTGGACGACGACGGCATCACCGACGACCCGGTGAAGATGCGCGTCACCGTGACCATCGCCGACGGGCGCTTCGTGGTCGACTTCGCCGGCTCGGCCGCCGCCACCCGCGGGCCGATCAACATGCCGTTCGGCGCGACCGAGGCGATCTGCAAGGTGGTGCTGAAGTCGCTCACCTCGCGCGACGAGCCGTCGAACGCCGGCACGGTCGCGCCGCTGGAGGTGCGGGCCGAGCCGGGCAGCCTGTTCCACGCCGTCTACCCGCAGCCCACGTTCACGCTGTGGACCGGCATCGTCGCGGTGGAGCTGATCCTCAAGGCGTTGGCGCAGGGCATGCCGGACCTGCTGCCCGCCTCCTCCGGCGGCGACGTGCCCGGGTTCATGATGGTCGGCCTGCACCCGGACACCGGGCAGATGTTCGCGGTCAGCAACAACGACCTGGTGGGCTGGGGTGGCACCGCGCGGCACGACGGGATGGACGCCGCCACCCACGTCTCCGGCAGCACCGGCCGGGGCACCCCGATCGAGGTGATGGAGGCCAAGACGGGGATGTTCTTCGAGCGCTGGGAGATCCGCACCGACTCCGGCGGCGCGGGCCGGTTCCGGGGCGGGTGCGGGCTGCGGCGGGACATCCGGTTCGTGACGCCTGGCGAGTTCCTCACGGTGATCAAAAAGACGAAGAGCGCGCCGTGGGCGCTGGCCGGCGGCGCGCAGCCGGAGCCGAACCAGGTGGTGGTGTTCCCGGGCACCGACCGCGAACACCGGGTGAGCACCAAGCGCACCACGGTCGCGGTGGGGGACCGGGTGACGTTGCTGACCGCCGGTGGCGGTGGGCACGGCGACGTGCGCAGCCGCGACCCGGAGGCGGTACGGCGGGACGTGGCCGAGGGCTACGTCTCGCCGGAGGCGGCCCGGGACGTGTACGGGGTGGACGTCGATGGGTGAGCCGACGGTCGACGGGGCGACCGTCGAGGTCGTCCGCAGCCACCTGGTCTCGGCGGCCGAGGAGATGCGCGCCGCGCTGGTGCGCACCGCGTTCAACCCGGTCATCTACGAGGTGTACGACTTCGGCATCTCCGTCTACGACCGGCACCTGCGGCTGGTCGCGGAGTCGACCGGGTTGTCCCGTTTCCTCGGCGCCAACGACTACTCGCTGCGCCGGGGCGTGGAGTACGTGGGCCGGGAGAACCTGCACCGGGGCGACGTGGTGCTGCTCAACTACCCGTACTGGAACGCGGCGCACACCTACGACGCGACCATGTTCGCGCCGGTCGTGCTGCCCGGCAGCGAGGAGCTGATCGGCTTCCTCTGCATCCGCGCGCACTGGATGGACCTGGGCGCCAAGGATCCCGGTTACGTGCTCGACTCCACCGACATGCACCAGGAGGGGATCGTCTTCCCCGGCACGAAGGTGTACGCCCGGGGCGAGCCGGTGCCCGAGATCCACGAGCTGATCCGGTTCAACTCGCGGATGCCGGCCCTCGTCATCGGCGACCTCAACGCGCAGATCGCCGCGCTGCGCACCGGTGAGCGGCGGATCACCGAGCTGTACCGCGACTACGGCCCGGCCGTGGTGGACGCGGTGGTCGACCGGGTGATCGACGTCGCCGCCGAACGCGCCACCGAGGCGGTGGCCGCGCTGCCGCAGGGCACCTGGACCGCCGAGGACTGGCTCGACGACGACGGCGTCTCCGACGACCCGATCCGGATGCGGGTCACCGTCACCGTCGCCGACGGCGAGTTCACCGTGGACTTCGCCGGCTCGTCGCCGGCGGTGCCCGGGCCGGTGAACCTGCCGCTGGGCGCCACCATCGCCACCTGCCGGGTCGCGTTCAAGGGCGTCACCACGCCGCACGAGCAGACGAACGCCGGGCACTTCGCGCCGCTGCGGGTACGCGCCGAACCCGGCTCGCTGTTCCACGCGGAATATCCGGCCGCCACGTTCACCCAGTGGACCGGCACGGTCGCGGTGGAGCTGATCCTCAAGGCGCTGGCGCAGGGCATGCCGGACCTGCTGCCCGCCTCCTCCGGCGGCGACGTGCCCGGGTTCATGATGGTCGGCCGGCACCCGGACACCGGGCAGATGTTCGCGGTCAGCAACAACGACCCGGTCGGGTGGGGCGGCACGCCCGGGCACGACGGGATCGGACCGGCGAACCACCTGTGTCAGACCCAGGCGCGCAACACGCCCGTCGAGGTGCTGGAGGCGAAGACGGGGATGTTCTTCGAGCGGGTGGAGATCCGCACCGACTCCGGTGGCGCCGGCCGGTTCCGGGGTGGTTGCGGCCTGCGGCGGGACATCCGGTTCGTGACGCCGGGCGAGTTCCTGATGGTGATCAAGAAGACGAAGAGCGCGCCGTGGGCGCTGGCCGGCGGCGCGCAGCCGGAGCCGAACCAGGTGATCGTCTTCCCCGGTACGGACCGGGAGCAC
The genomic region above belongs to Micromonospora sp. WMMD1128 and contains:
- a CDS encoding hydantoinase B/oxoprolinase family protein, giving the protein MGEPTVDGATVEVVRSHLVSAAEEMRAALVRTAFNPVIYEVYDFGISVYDRHLRLVAESTGLSRFLGANDYSLRRGVEYVGRENLHRGDVVLLNYPYWNAAHTYDATMFAPVVLPGSEELIGFLCIRAHWMDLGAKDPGYVLDSTDMHQEGIVFPGTKVYARGEPVPEIHELIRFNSRMPALVIGDLNAQIAALRTGERRITELYRDYGPAVVDAVVDRVIDVAAERATEAVAALPQGTWTAEDWLDDDGVSDDPIRMRVTVTVADGEFTVDFAGSSPAVPGPVNLPLGATIATCRVAFKGVTTPHEQTNAGHFAPLRVRAEPGSLFHAEYPAATFTQWTGTVAVELILKALAQGMPDLLPASSGGDVPGFMMVGRHPDTGQMFAVSNNDPVGWGGTPGHDGIGPANHLCQTQARNTPVEVLEAKTGMFFERVEIRTDSGGAGRFRGGCGLRRDIRFVTPGEFLMVIKKTKSAPWALAGGAQPEPNQVIVFPGTDREHRVSTKRTPVAVGDRVTVLTAGGGGHGDPGSRDPEAVRRDVAEGYVSPRAARDVYGVIA
- a CDS encoding hydantoinase B/oxoprolinase family protein, producing MTTLDGAQVEVVRSYLLSAAEEMRATLIRTSFNPVIYEVHDFGLSMYDADLRLVAEATGLTFFLGANDFSLRKGVEYVGRENLHRGDVVLLNYPYWNAAHAYDATLFAPVFRPDPAHPDADGDLVGFLCVRAHWMDLGAKDPGYVLDSTDMHQEGLIFPGTKVVSRGRPVREIQELIRFNSRMPDAVLGDLHAQIAALRTGERRMLEIVEKFGRDSVDQAIDRIIADGESRARAALATLPQGTWTAEDWVDDDGITDDPVKMRVTVTIADGRFVVDFAGSAAATRGPINMPFGATEAICKVVLKSLTSRDEPSNAGTVAPLEVRAEPGSLFHAVYPQPTFTLWTGIVAVELILKALAQGMPDLLPASSGGDVPGFMMVGLHPDTGQMFAVSNNDLVGWGGTARHDGMDAATHVSGSTGRGTPIEVMEAKTGMFFERWEIRTDSGGAGRFRGGCGLRRDIRFVTPGEFLTVIKKTKSAPWALAGGAQPEPNQVVVFPGTDREHRVSTKRTTVAVGDRVTLLTAGGGGHGDVRSRDPEAVRRDVAEGYVSPEAARDVYGVDVDG
- a CDS encoding hydantoinase/oxoprolinase family protein; translation: MTRRPIRLAVDIGGTFVDAMELDTRTNRVRFRKAATTPARPADGVLAAITALGTDLSEVELFIHGTTLGLNAVLERRGGRTGIITNEGFRDIFLIGRGNVPSEHMYDFQYQRPESLVRRRFTAGVRGRLDHRGQEVEPLDPESVRAAARTLVVDQQVTSIAICFLHSFLDPSHERAAARLIHEEFPEVSLSLSTDIVREYREYERTSTTVLEAYIRPIFERYVDELEAGLAGRGFAGRFLIMRSGGGSMTSAVAKTAPTHTVLSGPAGGIVGAAYVASELGRDNVLTFDIGGTSLDACVIERGSPVAAYEAQLEHFPLLIPTYDIRTIGAGGGSIAWLDHGLLKVGPQSAGADPGPVCYGRGGTKPTVTDAAVVLGYVDPERFLAGTMGLRDAEARAAIAEQLAEPLGLSVENAAAGVFDVLLARTVGAVRQITVERGHDPRRFALLAFGGAGPLLAPLLAREMGIGEVIVPFAPSGFSAWGMLSADIVNDFSRTVMATLDDADLAELEQLFKAVEAEAVASLGAQGVPAGEAVLERQFELRYLGQEHSLMVTVGRELDRDAVRAAFDETHRTRYGHTMGNPLQILNLRVRGIGRTDRPELPTRPRGDGDPSQALLTHRDAYDFGRHAVVPFAVYDRAGLEPGDTFGGPALIDEGTSTTVVPSGQRVTVDDHGYLLVTLEEAA